In Acidobacteriota bacterium, a genomic segment contains:
- a CDS encoding type II toxin-antitoxin system VapB family antitoxin, with protein sequence MQRSTLNINPELLDKARELAGTKTKTETIELALRELIHRCHIENLKAMAGTMKIKRIPRGR encoded by the coding sequence ATGCAGCGGTCAACCTTGAATATCAACCCGGAATTGCTCGATAAGGCGCGCGAGCTGGCGGGCACCAAAACCAAAACCGAGACCATCGAGCTGGCGCTTAGGGAGCTGATCCACCGCTGCCATATCGAAAATCTAAAGGCTATGGCGGGCACGATGAAAATCAAGCGCATCCCGCGTGGACGATGA
- a CDS encoding SRPBCC domain-containing protein codes for MITDAPVTLSDHTVTIEQEIRVKASLETTFAALLEQLGPGFATPSGESLRLKIEPWPGGRWFRDFGNNQGHFWATVQAIKRPTLLELTGPLMMSCAVTNNIQYRLSEENGVTLIKFHHYGFGIVPASRQADMSQGWSFLHDAIQRRAEAGIQ; via the coding sequence ATGATCACCGACGCACCCGTAACTCTCTCCGACCACACCGTCACCATCGAACAGGAAATCCGCGTGAAGGCCTCACTCGAGACGACCTTCGCCGCCCTCCTTGAACAGCTCGGCCCCGGCTTCGCCACCCCCAGCGGCGAATCGCTGCGGTTGAAAATCGAGCCTTGGCCCGGCGGCCGCTGGTTCCGCGACTTCGGCAACAACCAGGGCCACTTCTGGGCCACCGTCCAGGCCATCAAGCGCCCCACGCTGCTGGAATTAACCGGTCCGCTGATGATGTCGTGCGCCGTCACCAACAACATCCAGTACCGCCTGAGCGAAGAGAACGGCGTAACGCTCATCAAATTCCATCACTACGGATTTGGCATCGTTCCCGCCAGCCGCCAGGCCGACATGAGCCAGGGCTGGAGTTTCCTGCACGACGCCATCCAGCGCCGCGCCGAAGCCGGTATACAGTAG
- a CDS encoding HEAT repeat domain-containing protein yields MNAINDCERAAGLLAEAGDEDSRRWLREHLAACADCAAMAALWEKMGTLPPADPDPRQRERFQQMLDAYEAGIEARVPRPQARHRWSAWSFQPGLALAAVVLLVAGVAGGWFLRSARAPGATEAQQMAELRNEVQSTRQIAVLSLLRQQSPSDRLQGVSYSTGLVSTDPQVMDALLHSLKYDSSPGVRLAALDALSRHAALPQIQHGLVNAFAFQTSPLVQVALVDSFVETGNPEAKNLLQQISRNKQYEPEVRKRAAWGLAQPEWN; encoded by the coding sequence ATGAACGCGATCAACGATTGCGAGCGGGCCGCCGGCCTGTTGGCGGAAGCGGGCGATGAAGACAGCCGGCGCTGGCTGCGCGAGCACTTGGCGGCCTGCGCCGATTGTGCCGCCATGGCTGCGCTCTGGGAGAAGATGGGCACCCTCCCGCCGGCCGATCCCGATCCCCGCCAGCGCGAACGCTTCCAGCAAATGCTCGACGCCTACGAAGCCGGCATCGAAGCGCGCGTGCCCCGCCCGCAAGCTCGACACCGTTGGTCGGCCTGGAGCTTCCAGCCCGGCCTGGCTCTCGCCGCCGTCGTGCTGCTGGTCGCCGGCGTAGCCGGTGGCTGGTTCCTGCGCAGCGCGCGCGCGCCCGGCGCGACCGAGGCCCAGCAGATGGCCGAGCTGCGCAACGAAGTCCAGAGCACGCGCCAGATTGCCGTGCTCTCGCTGCTGCGGCAGCAATCGCCCAGTGACCGCCTGCAAGGCGTCAGCTACAGCACCGGCCTGGTATCCACCGATCCGCAGGTGATGGACGCACTGCTGCATTCTCTTAAGTACGACTCCAGCCCCGGCGTCCGCCTGGCCGCGCTCGATGCCCTCAGCCGCCACGCCGCCCTGCCGCAAATTCAGCACGGCCTGGTCAACGCCTTTGCCTTCCAGACCTCGCCACTGGTGCAGGTCGCCCTGGTCGATAGCTTTGTCGAAACCGGCAATCCCGAAGCCAAAAACCTGCTGCAGCAGATCAGCCGGAACAAGCAGTACGAACCCGAAGTGCGCAAACGCGCCGCCTGGGGACTGGCGCAACCGGAATGGAACTGA
- a CDS encoding sigma-70 family RNA polymerase sigma factor, with protein sequence MADVIFMPMTLVHARAEDNPTDTDDAVMCRVQAGEVQALALLFERHQTPLLNYFLRLGAVRAAAEDLVQDVFVRILKYRATYRPGSRFATWMYSIARNARLNHLHKRRGETEWDDVYAPSVLPGDSAQAEQERVLLERALARLPEDKREILVLARYQEMKYEDIGALLGCETNTVKVRVHRALRELREHYMFLSNRGVS encoded by the coding sequence ATGGCGGATGTAATCTTCATGCCGATGACGCTCGTGCACGCAAGGGCCGAAGACAACCCCACGGACACCGACGATGCGGTGATGTGTCGTGTCCAGGCGGGCGAGGTGCAGGCGCTGGCGCTCCTGTTCGAGCGCCACCAGACGCCGCTGCTCAACTATTTTTTACGCTTAGGCGCGGTCCGGGCCGCCGCCGAGGATTTGGTGCAGGACGTTTTCGTCCGCATCCTCAAATATCGGGCGACCTACCGCCCCGGCAGCCGCTTTGCCACCTGGATGTACTCCATCGCCCGCAACGCCCGCCTGAACCACCTGCACAAGCGCCGCGGCGAAACCGAGTGGGACGACGTCTACGCTCCCTCGGTACTGCCCGGCGACTCGGCCCAGGCAGAGCAGGAGCGCGTGTTGCTCGAGCGCGCCCTGGCGCGTCTGCCGGAAGACAAGCGCGAAATTCTGGTCCTGGCGCGCTATCAGGAAATGAAGTACGAAGACATCGGCGCACTGCTCGGCTGTGAGACCAATACCGTGAAAGTGCGCGTCCATCGCGCCCTGCGCGAACTGCGCGAACACTACATGTTCTTGTCGAATCGAGGTGTTTCATGA
- a CDS encoding amino acid permease, with translation MPPQGKDRRLTGAGPGVAAPRRPLGTRPGWGPREPQPGRERVGLFLATMLVAGSMIGSGIFLLPATLAQFGSMTTLGWLIAAAGALVVARVLGQLGREQPAAGGATAYVTRILGPQWGFHASAAYWLAMWTGDAAIALAAIGYLAHFFPVLARALPLAIAAVGLIWLLTVANMLGARRVCQFESLTLFVGLIPLLLVIVGGVWAFRGATFAAAWNTSGEPAWRSLPSALVLMFWAFAGVESGSIATAIVKNPERNVARATYYGVVLAAVVYLLSCGVIMGLLPAAALARSTAPFADAARLLLGPAAAVWLAAAVAVMALVKILGTLAGWILLTAEMGEAAAEHKLFPRVFERRGANLIIAGVLMSVAVVGAASPTLGEAFGKLIAVSVILTLLLYVYSCLALWRVGRGRDRGFAAVGVVFCAAVIALSGEEMLLWAAVVLLCVFPLYYFRRREVRLAAGRAE, from the coding sequence ATGCCGCCACAAGGCAAGGACAGACGATTGACTGGCGCGGGACCTGGCGTGGCTGCGCCACGCCGCCCGCTTGGCACTCGGCCGGGCTGGGGGCCCCGGGAGCCCCAGCCCGGCCGGGAGCGGGTGGGATTGTTTCTGGCCACGATGCTGGTGGCGGGAAGCATGATCGGTTCGGGGATCTTTCTGCTGCCGGCGACACTGGCGCAGTTCGGCAGCATGACCACGCTGGGCTGGCTGATCGCCGCTGCGGGCGCGCTGGTGGTGGCGCGGGTGCTGGGGCAACTGGGGCGCGAGCAACCGGCGGCGGGCGGAGCCACCGCGTATGTGACACGGATCCTGGGGCCGCAGTGGGGATTTCATGCCAGCGCAGCCTATTGGCTGGCGATGTGGACGGGTGATGCCGCGATTGCGCTGGCAGCGATCGGGTATCTGGCGCATTTTTTCCCGGTGCTGGCGCGGGCGCTGCCGCTGGCGATTGCGGCCGTGGGACTGATCTGGCTGCTGACGGTGGCGAACATGCTGGGAGCGCGGCGGGTGTGCCAGTTTGAATCGTTGACGCTGTTTGTGGGCTTGATTCCGCTGCTGCTGGTGATTGTGGGTGGGGTGTGGGCATTCCGTGGGGCAACGTTCGCTGCCGCATGGAACACCAGCGGCGAGCCGGCGTGGAGGTCGCTGCCGTCGGCGCTGGTGCTGATGTTCTGGGCGTTTGCCGGGGTCGAAAGCGGATCGATTGCGACCGCGATTGTGAAGAACCCGGAACGCAATGTGGCGCGCGCGACTTATTACGGCGTGGTGCTGGCGGCAGTGGTGTACTTGCTCAGTTGCGGGGTGATCATGGGACTGCTGCCGGCGGCGGCGCTGGCACGCTCGACCGCGCCGTTTGCGGACGCGGCGCGGCTGCTGCTGGGTCCAGCGGCGGCGGTATGGCTGGCCGCCGCGGTCGCCGTCATGGCGCTGGTGAAGATCCTGGGCACGCTGGCGGGCTGGATTTTGCTGACCGCGGAAATGGGGGAAGCGGCGGCGGAACACAAGCTGTTTCCGCGGGTGTTCGAGCGGCGGGGGGCGAACCTGATCATCGCCGGGGTGCTCATGAGCGTGGCTGTGGTGGGGGCGGCGTCGCCCACGCTGGGCGAGGCCTTTGGCAAGTTGATCGCGGTGTCGGTGATTCTGACGCTGCTGCTGTACGTCTACTCGTGCCTGGCGCTGTGGCGGGTTGGGCGGGGCCGCGACCGGGGGTTTGCGGCGGTGGGGGTGGTGTTTTGCGCCGCGGTGATCGCGCTCTCAGGCGAGGAGATGCTGCTGTGGGCGGCGGTGGTGCTGCTGTGCGTGTTTCCGCTGTACTACTTCCGCCGGCGGGAGGTTAGGCTGGCGGCCGGAAGAGCTGAATGA
- a CDS encoding DUF4382 domain-containing protein, giving the protein MSGPEPPRAGHQNGKKIPDWQRPVLPGRKLSVCVCNSCRVATDVLRNSGGMRIEMIMKTSLRISLLALAAVGLAAAGLAACGGGGSSATTVTPTVTNVTLSDPAACQGPSGPFSHVYVTITDAEASTSASGNGGFVDLTPSLKAGPPMQVDLLGQANNQCFLATLGSTTELQPGNYQQLRLILASNTTTVAGNKCGNAGANCVVLNNGTVAALDLSSESQTGIKIPSGQIAGGQFTVAAGQTKDLNIDFDTCDSLVLEGNGQYRLKPVLHAGEIATTSTSINGTVVDKATGKPVTGTTLVALEQKDSAGVDRIFMTTTTDASGNFVFCPVPAGSYDVVSTAISSANVIYAATVTTGVSVGTAVGTIDLVAAQAPASITGVVTSSSGTAAVPVDLTLSALQSASATLQFTVPLVEQSSGTASLATTAGATCAANTDCASYTLAVPGAAPNVGAFSASGTTWTAASSAAYSVEADAFVPSSGGTPDCTPATQTATQTTAAVALNPGPGISVTATTLTFTGCQ; this is encoded by the coding sequence ATGTCTGGACCAGAGCCCCCGCGCGCCGGGCATCAGAACGGGAAGAAAATACCGGATTGGCAGCGCCCGGTCCTACCCGGCAGGAAGCTAAGTGTATGTGTTTGCAACAGTTGTAGGGTGGCTACTGACGTGCTCAGAAACTCCGGGGGGATGAGAATCGAGATGATTATGAAAACGAGTTTGCGGATTTCCTTGCTTGCTTTGGCCGCGGTTGGGCTGGCGGCTGCCGGTTTGGCAGCGTGCGGCGGCGGCGGCAGCAGCGCGACCACAGTCACTCCTACGGTGACCAACGTGACCCTCAGTGATCCTGCGGCCTGTCAAGGCCCCAGCGGTCCGTTCAGTCACGTCTACGTCACCATCACCGACGCCGAAGCCTCCACCAGCGCCAGCGGCAACGGCGGCTTCGTCGACCTCACCCCCTCGCTGAAGGCTGGCCCGCCCATGCAGGTGGACCTGCTTGGCCAGGCCAACAACCAGTGCTTCCTCGCCACCTTGGGCTCGACCACCGAGCTCCAGCCGGGCAACTACCAGCAGCTCCGCCTTATCCTCGCCAGCAATACCACCACCGTGGCCGGCAATAAGTGCGGCAACGCCGGCGCCAACTGCGTCGTCCTCAACAACGGCACGGTCGCAGCGCTCGATCTCTCCAGCGAATCCCAGACCGGCATCAAAATCCCGTCCGGCCAGATCGCGGGCGGCCAATTCACCGTCGCCGCCGGCCAGACCAAAGACCTCAACATTGACTTCGACACCTGCGATTCGCTGGTGCTCGAGGGCAACGGCCAGTACCGCCTCAAGCCGGTACTGCACGCCGGCGAAATCGCGACGACCTCCACCTCCATCAACGGCACCGTCGTCGATAAGGCCACCGGCAAGCCCGTCACCGGAACAACTTTGGTGGCGCTCGAGCAAAAAGACTCGGCCGGCGTCGACCGCATCTTCATGACTACCACCACCGACGCCTCCGGCAACTTCGTCTTCTGCCCCGTGCCCGCCGGCAGCTATGACGTGGTGTCCACCGCCATCAGCTCCGCCAACGTCATCTACGCCGCTACTGTCACCACTGGCGTGAGCGTGGGCACGGCGGTGGGAACTATCGACCTGGTCGCCGCGCAAGCACCGGCCAGCATCACCGGCGTCGTCACCAGCAGCTCCGGCACCGCAGCCGTGCCCGTGGACTTGACATTGTCGGCCCTGCAGAGCGCTAGCGCCACGCTGCAGTTCACCGTGCCGCTGGTCGAGCAGTCCAGCGGGACCGCCTCGCTCGCCACCACCGCCGGCGCCACCTGCGCCGCCAACACCGACTGCGCCTCGTACACTCTCGCCGTACCCGGCGCCGCGCCCAACGTCGGCGCCTTCAGCGCCAGCGGCACCACCTGGACCGCCGCCTCCAGCGCCGCCTACTCCGTCGAAGCCGACGCCTTTGTGCCCTCTTCCGGCGGTACGCCCGATTGCACTCCGGCCACCCAGACGGCTACCCAGACCACCGCGGCAGTCGCGCTCAATCCTGGCCCTGGCATCAGTGTGACCGCCACCACCCTCACCTTCACCGGCTGCCAGTAA
- a CDS encoding YncE family protein, which translates to MSLLLAFLLSLGLGPGLGTPPRAQAPVLREIAALRLPGIHGRIDHFAADVKGGRLFMSALGNDTVEIFDLRTLRHLHTLRGIGEPQGVTYAPVPGRLFVASGADGTVHVFDGAHYRLLRVVRLGSDADDTRYDRASHSVFVGFGDRGSAGLAQLNAATGERMATIALPAHPEAFAVAALSPRIFVNLPSAGNVVAVIDRRQGKVIALWHLHGARGNFPMALDERDHLLFVVCREPAEVLVLHTETGAIVGRVRCVERADDAWYDAARQRLYVSGGGGAITVIARQASGSFRVMAEVPTAPGGRTSLFLPELSRLYLGIWGRHGQAEEVRTYAVRP; encoded by the coding sequence GTGAGCCTGCTTCTTGCTTTCCTGCTGTCTTTGGGGCTGGGACCGGGACTGGGTACGCCGCCGCGGGCGCAAGCGCCTGTGCTGCGGGAAATTGCCGCCCTGCGCTTGCCTGGCATCCACGGCCGCATCGATCACTTCGCGGCGGATGTGAAGGGCGGGCGGCTGTTCATGAGCGCGCTGGGGAACGATACCGTCGAGATTTTCGACCTCCGCACCCTGCGCCACCTGCACACGCTGCGGGGCATCGGCGAACCGCAAGGGGTCACGTACGCGCCGGTGCCGGGACGCCTGTTCGTGGCCAGTGGCGCCGACGGAACGGTACACGTTTTTGATGGGGCACATTACCGGCTGTTGCGGGTGGTGCGGCTGGGGAGCGATGCCGATGACACGCGCTACGATCGCGCCAGCCACAGTGTCTTCGTGGGCTTCGGCGATCGCGGCAGCGCCGGGCTGGCGCAATTGAACGCCGCCACGGGCGAGCGGATGGCGACCATCGCGCTGCCGGCGCACCCGGAAGCGTTCGCGGTGGCGGCATTGAGTCCGCGCATCTTCGTCAATCTGCCTTCCGCGGGCAACGTGGTCGCGGTCATCGACCGGCGCCAGGGCAAGGTCATCGCCCTGTGGCATTTGCACGGCGCGCGCGGGAATTTTCCCATGGCGCTCGATGAGCGCGATCACCTGTTGTTCGTCGTTTGCCGAGAGCCGGCGGAGGTGTTGGTGCTGCATACGGAGACCGGCGCGATTGTCGGACGTGTTCGCTGCGTGGAACGGGCGGACGATGCCTGGTATGATGCCGCGCGCCAGCGGCTGTATGTGTCCGGCGGCGGCGGCGCCATCACAGTGATTGCGCGGCAAGCCTCCGGATCATTTCGCGTGATGGCTGAAGTGCCGACCGCGCCCGGAGGCCGTACCTCGCTGTTTCTGCCGGAGCTCAGCCGGCTCTATCTGGGCATCTGGGGCCGCCACGGCCAGGCCGAGGAAGTGCGTACCTACGCCGTGCGGCCCTGA
- a CDS encoding response regulator gives MRAVALKPEGMHSPAAGVLARFAELRPIGSLRDLEEVKQEQPDVVLLDIHMPRLEGQEPIDVLRRTRPTPVVILVDANLQPAALLQRLRSLGALRPPREGRPPDLAQAARVLGVSQEALGRVLHVSGRTVHRWLKGIRPRRTQELDRVLALAGRLEQTFPNQDAIRRYLHQASATLQGETPMDLLLHGEGDRVAADLEAVQEGVYV, from the coding sequence ATGAGAGCGGTCGCCTTAAAGCCGGAAGGGATGCATTCGCCCGCGGCGGGCGTGCTGGCCCGCTTTGCCGAGCTGCGGCCGATTGGCTCGCTTCGGGACCTGGAAGAGGTGAAGCAGGAGCAGCCCGACGTAGTACTGCTGGACATCCACATGCCTCGCCTGGAGGGGCAGGAGCCGATTGATGTCTTGCGCCGGACGCGGCCGACCCCAGTGGTGATTCTGGTCGATGCCAATCTGCAACCCGCAGCGCTGCTGCAAAGGCTGCGCAGCTTGGGCGCGCTGCGACCGCCCCGCGAAGGTCGGCCGCCGGACTTGGCGCAGGCCGCTCGTGTGTTGGGCGTTTCGCAGGAAGCCCTCGGCCGGGTGCTCCATGTTTCCGGGCGCACCGTGCATCGATGGCTCAAAGGAATACGCCCGCGCCGGACGCAGGAACTGGATCGGGTGCTGGCGCTCGCAGGGCGACTCGAGCAGACTTTCCCTAACCAGGATGCCATTCGGCGCTATCTACATCAGGCGAGCGCAACCCTTCAGGGAGAGACGCCTATGGATTTGCTGCTGCACGGGGAAGGGGATCGGGTAGCGGCCGATCTCGAGGCGGTGCAAGAGGGGGTCTACGTCTGA
- a CDS encoding ATP-dependent DNA helicase RecQ has translation MEAQEALHRYWGYEEFRPLQQRVIASLMASRDVCVIMPTGGGKSLCYQLPAALQAHKTAVVISPLVALMQDQVAQLGQVGIPAAMLNSSQSGSEQVAVRRGLQAGKYRLLYISPERLAREDTFGWLQGIPISLFAIDEAHCISEWGHEFRPEYRQLGALRARFPEPPIAAFTASATRRVRHDILAQLHLRDPEKVIASFHRANLRYVARQCTAVRQKALLYASLRHLLQAASSGSVIVYAPTIARVEETAAELTGAGIAALPYHGKMEAAARRTHQERWMEEEVRVLVGTLAFGLGINKANVRAVIHLALPKSIEQYYQEAGRAGRDGAPADCLLLWQKRDAGLLAHFAQETEDPDERERVWQRFHEIRNFVTAPACRHRQICTHFGERWTLASCGACDVCGYEPEYWTAAAKPSAHVVIPPAVPPPPRPDLLEALKAWRRQTAHAAGLPAYMVLHDATLEALCHCPPRSLGELRQITGFGEVKVARYGEAVLGVLGVSRSASE, from the coding sequence ATGGAAGCACAGGAGGCGCTGCATCGGTACTGGGGGTACGAAGAGTTTCGTCCTTTGCAGCAGCGCGTCATTGCGAGCCTGATGGCCAGCCGGGACGTCTGCGTCATCATGCCGACGGGGGGCGGGAAGTCGCTGTGTTATCAGCTTCCGGCGGCGCTGCAGGCGCACAAGACGGCGGTGGTGATCTCGCCGCTGGTGGCGCTGATGCAGGACCAGGTGGCGCAGCTTGGCCAAGTGGGCATTCCGGCGGCGATGCTGAACAGCAGCCAGAGCGGGAGCGAGCAGGTGGCGGTGCGGCGGGGGTTGCAGGCGGGCAAGTACCGGCTGCTCTATATATCGCCGGAGCGGCTGGCGCGCGAGGACACCTTTGGCTGGCTGCAAGGGATTCCGATTTCGCTGTTCGCCATCGATGAGGCGCACTGCATTTCGGAGTGGGGGCACGAGTTCCGGCCCGAGTATCGCCAGCTCGGGGCCTTGCGGGCGCGCTTTCCGGAGCCGCCGATTGCGGCGTTTACGGCGAGCGCGACGCGCCGGGTGCGGCACGACATTCTGGCGCAATTGCACCTGCGCGACCCGGAAAAAGTCATCGCCAGCTTTCATCGCGCGAATTTACGTTACGTGGCGCGGCAGTGCACGGCGGTGCGGCAAAAGGCGCTGCTGTACGCCAGCCTGCGGCATTTACTGCAGGCGGCGAGCTCGGGCAGCGTCATTGTCTATGCCCCGACGATCGCGCGCGTGGAGGAAACCGCGGCGGAGCTGACGGGGGCGGGGATTGCGGCGCTGCCGTATCACGGCAAAATGGAGGCGGCCGCGCGGCGGACGCATCAGGAGCGCTGGATGGAAGAAGAGGTGCGGGTGCTGGTGGGCACGCTCGCCTTTGGGCTGGGGATCAACAAAGCCAACGTGCGGGCGGTGATCCATCTGGCGCTGCCGAAGTCGATCGAGCAGTATTACCAGGAAGCGGGCCGCGCGGGGCGTGACGGCGCTCCGGCGGACTGCCTGCTGCTGTGGCAGAAGCGCGATGCCGGGCTGCTGGCGCACTTTGCCCAGGAGACCGAAGACCCGGACGAGCGGGAACGGGTGTGGCAGCGGTTCCATGAAATCCGCAACTTCGTCACCGCGCCGGCGTGCCGGCATCGGCAGATCTGCACCCATTTCGGCGAACGCTGGACCTTGGCGAGCTGCGGCGCCTGCGACGTGTGCGGCTATGAGCCGGAGTACTGGACTGCGGCCGCGAAGCCCAGCGCCCACGTCGTAATCCCGCCAGCCGTGCCGCCGCCCCCGCGGCCGGATCTGCTGGAGGCGCTGAAGGCCTGGCGACGGCAGACGGCGCACGCCGCCGGGCTGCCGGCCTACATGGTGCTGCACGACGCCACGTTGGAGGCGCTGTGTCACTGTCCGCCGCGCTCGCTGGGCGAACTGCGGCAAATCACCGGCTTTGGCGAAGTCAAAGTAGCCCGCTACGGCGAAGCGGTGCTGGGAGTACTTGGTGTTTCGCGATCGGCGAGTGAGTAG
- a CDS encoding ArsR family transcriptional regulator produces MARATTTSDAFNAVAEPRRRDILALLALDERPVGAIVDALGLEQPSVSKHLKVLKAVGLVQARREGQHMYYRTNAAALRPLHEWTGRFEQLWQHQLLRVKERAEDLERKKP; encoded by the coding sequence ATGGCCCGCGCCACTACCACCTCGGATGCCTTCAACGCTGTCGCTGAACCGCGCCGGCGCGACATTCTCGCCCTGCTGGCGCTCGACGAGCGTCCGGTGGGCGCGATCGTCGACGCGCTCGGGCTGGAGCAGCCTTCCGTCTCCAAGCATCTGAAGGTACTGAAAGCGGTTGGCCTGGTGCAGGCCCGCCGCGAGGGCCAGCACATGTACTACCGCACCAACGCGGCCGCCCTTCGCCCGCTGCACGAATGGACCGGCCGCTTCGAGCAGTTATGGCAACACCAACTTCTGCGCGTCAAAGAGCGCGCCGAGGATCTAGAAAGGAAAAAACCATGA
- a CDS encoding DNA polymerase produces the protein MQGLAAGSDSFNWLFVDLNAYFASVEQQDRPELRGKPVAVVQVMTPNTVCIAASYQAKPFGVKTGVKVRDAQKLCPELTLILARPRLYVEYHHRILEAIETCLPIDEVLSIDEAACRLVGSQRQEAKARALALGVKRAVRGVGEVLTCSVGLAPNRYLAKVASDMHKPDGLTLLRHADLPQALFGLKPGDLPGIGARTEARLKAKGLHTVEQLCALTRPQLGQLNGVWGERLWHWLRGEDFDAPSSGRHSIGRQHVLPPESRSRDAALAIARKLLDSAAAELRKQELWARGLGVAVKFLGDRPAFRAERRIDDCRDSFVFQDLLTRLWSACPPHKPLLVSVWLADVTESSQRTPGLFEETPAKSTRASEAMDTLNRRFGAGTLYPASLHDSRTAARRGIAFRKVPDLDQF, from the coding sequence ATGCAGGGATTGGCCGCCGGGAGCGATTCTTTTAACTGGCTCTTCGTTGATCTGAACGCCTACTTCGCCTCCGTCGAGCAGCAGGATCGTCCGGAGTTGCGCGGCAAGCCGGTTGCCGTGGTGCAGGTGATGACGCCCAACACCGTCTGCATCGCCGCCAGCTACCAGGCCAAGCCCTTCGGCGTAAAAACCGGCGTTAAGGTGCGCGACGCGCAGAAACTGTGCCCCGAGTTGACGCTCATCCTCGCACGCCCCAGGCTTTACGTCGAATATCACCACCGCATTCTGGAAGCGATCGAAACCTGCCTGCCCATCGACGAGGTGCTCTCGATTGACGAAGCCGCCTGCCGCCTGGTGGGCAGCCAGCGCCAGGAAGCAAAGGCGCGCGCACTGGCGCTCGGCGTCAAACGCGCCGTGCGCGGCGTGGGTGAGGTGCTGACCTGTTCGGTCGGCCTCGCGCCCAACCGCTATCTCGCCAAAGTCGCCTCCGACATGCACAAGCCCGACGGCCTGACCTTGCTCCGCCACGCCGATCTGCCGCAAGCGCTGTTCGGCTTGAAGCCGGGCGATCTGCCCGGCATCGGCGCGCGCACGGAAGCCCGGCTGAAAGCCAAGGGCCTTCACACCGTCGAGCAGCTCTGCGCGCTCACGCGGCCGCAGCTCGGCCAGCTCAACGGCGTCTGGGGCGAGCGCCTCTGGCACTGGCTGCGCGGCGAAGACTTCGATGCGCCCTCCTCGGGCCGCCACAGCATCGGCCGCCAGCACGTCCTGCCGCCCGAAAGCCGCTCGCGTGACGCCGCCCTCGCCATCGCGCGCAAGTTGCTCGATTCCGCCGCCGCCGAGCTGCGCAAGCAGGAGCTCTGGGCGCGCGGCCTCGGCGTCGCCGTCAAGTTCCTGGGCGATCGCCCGGCATTTCGCGCCGAGCGCCGCATCGACGACTGCCGCGACAGCTTCGTTTTCCAGGATCTCCTCACCCGCCTCTGGTCGGCCTGCCCGCCGCACAAGCCCCTGCTGGTTTCCGTCTGGCTGGCGGACGTTACCGAATCCTCCCAGCGCACGCCCGGCCTGTTCGAAGAGACTCCCGCCAAATCCACCCGCGCCAGTGAAGCCATGGACACCCTCAATCGCCGTTTCGGCGCCGGCACCCTCTATCCCGCCAGCCTCCACGACTCGCGCACCGCCGCGCGTCGCGGCATCGCCTTCCGCAAAGTCCCTGACCTGGACCAGTTTTGA
- a CDS encoding PIN domain-containing protein produces MICVDSSVWIEHLRGDVEITKHINARLDTREVLLPAPVRIELLAGASVRGQIYLRDNLSTLPTVEPGEQTWSRMETWCERATAAGQHFQCIDLLIAALAAEADAPVWSLDRAFERMARLGFIQLFRPPA; encoded by the coding sequence ATGATCTGCGTTGATAGCTCGGTGTGGATCGAGCATCTGCGCGGCGACGTTGAGATTACAAAACACATCAACGCGCGCCTCGATACGCGCGAAGTGCTGCTGCCCGCGCCGGTGCGCATCGAACTGCTGGCGGGCGCCAGCGTCCGCGGGCAAATTTATCTGCGCGACAATCTCTCAACCCTGCCAACGGTCGAGCCGGGCGAACAAACCTGGTCGCGCATGGAAACCTGGTGCGAGCGCGCCACCGCTGCCGGTCAACATTTTCAATGTATCGATCTGCTGATCGCCGCCCTGGCTGCCGAAGCCGATGCCCCCGTCTGGTCTCTCGATCGCGCCTTCGAGCGCATGGCGCGCCTCGGCTTCATTCAGCTCTTCCGGCCGCCAGCCTAA